Sequence from the Sulfuracidifex tepidarius genome:
GTGATGTCTCACTTTCCACCATTAGGGTCTCACACCGGAAACATAATCGGAAAAGAGGAGGGTAACTCCAAAGTTACTGCGTCTTTGCTGAAAAATAAACCCAAAATTCTATTTCACGGTCATAGCGAGGCACAAGGAATAGGTGAGATAATGGGAACTACTGTTGTATCTGTAGGAAGTCTTCTACGAGGCCATTATGTTATATTTGAAACTGATAACTTAGCGTTTGAACTCGGCAATCTCACATTTTCTTGAAATTATCATGTTTTTAAAGGAGTGAAGCTGCCATCAAATAAGCGTCTTCGCCGTCAGCGTAATATCCCCTCAAGAGTTTGACTTTCTTATATCCGTTCTTTTCATACATACCGATGGCATTATCATTGCTTACTCTCACCTCAAGGTAAACCTCTTCTGCCTTGTATTTTTCTTTCATAGCTTTCATAGATTCTCTGAGGAGAGCAGTTCCTATTCCCATCTTTCTGTAAGGACTTTCTACAGCTATGGAAACTATGTGCCCTTTCTTTACAATTGAAGGTATTTGCTTGAAGTTACTGAAGCCCCATTCTATTCTAGGCATAACGTAACCAACCACATTATAATTTACAAGCCCCACAAAGAACGCTAACCCGTAT
This genomic interval carries:
- the rimI gene encoding ribosomal protein S18-alanine N-acetyltransferase; protein product: MEFAEFNKSSSFTIRNARMDDVEQIIRINRDSLPENYPHYFFVEHLKEYGLAFFVGLVNYNVVGYVMPRIEWGFSNFKQIPSIVKKGHIVSIAVESPYRKMGIGTALLRESMKAMKEKYKAEEVYLEVRVSNDNAIGMYEKNGYKKVKLLRGYYADGEDAYLMAASLL